Within the Coleofasciculus sp. FACHB-1120 genome, the region GGTTGGAGGAATAACATTCTTTTCTTTGAGCGTATCAAAGAGTACGTAATGTAAGTATTTCTCTGAGCGTTTCAACATCTAAAAAATCCTTAGATAAAATTTTGTAAGTTATACAACACTGCGTGCTATCTCTAAAAAATGCCTACCGTATCCTTTGATTTTTTCAACATTATCCTGTTTAGCTAAACTTTCTTTTTCTACATCTGGTCCTGGTCTTAATCTAGTGAAACTTTTATCAATCAGTGCTGCTAGTTGTTCCGCATTACTACGCTCAAAAAAGTAAGAATCAGGAGGATTCTGCTCCAGGTGAACAGGAAAGTCAGAAAGAAACATGGGTTTACCAAGAGAACGTGCGTCCTCTACAACCGTACTCCAACCTTCAAATAAAGAAGGCTGAATTACAGCTAAAGACCTCCTCATGAGCTGAATTTGGTCTACACGAGGAATTAATCCTAAAAGACGTACTTGTTCGCTAATTCCTAATTCCTCAATTCTTGTTAAGAGGTAATTGTAATAATCAGGATTACGATAATCAGTAGCACTTCCAGTACAAACAACGGTAGGTGTAAGCCCCTGTTGTTTCAGTAGCCCCAAAGATTCAATTACCACAGCATGATCTTTATGTTTCCAAAATTGATTGCTGACCAGAAAAAATTTATCTGGAAGTTTATACTTTGCTTGCGTTAGTTTGGGGTCTAACTCAAACCATTCAGGTGCGGGACAGCTTACAAAGTTCATTACAACGCTTCGAGAAGCTGCTTCTGGATAAAGATATTTAAAGTCTTCTTGTGCCATATTGCTACTGAGGACAATAATAGGAGCAGCGTGAGCAATTTGTTGCTGATCTCGATTACGTTGAGCGATTTCTTCCGGAGAGAAAAGGTGGGGTAAGTGATAGTGTTGAAAGTCAGGAATCCAACCTCCCCACTGATAAGGTGAGCGGGTTCCTGCTATCGCCGGGTAAAGAAAATTTATTTTTTGAGGATTCAGTAGTTCCAGAGGAATGAAAGAGATACGCTCAGCTAAAAAATTACACATTTTTAGATAGGCACGCTGCCACTTGGAAGTCGCATAAATTTGGTTAACGTAACAGCGGGCTGGTTCTATCAAACTTATATCTTTATCGTGAACGGCTATTGTTAGATTGATATTCGCTTTTTCTGTTTCCGGTAAAGTAGCGATCGCACGAGCTAAATTCTGAATATATAGCACGCCCCCTAGCCAGCCAGAGCCACCCACCATGTTGAGGCAAATATGTAGATTTTTTACCATCCTAAAATCTCAGCTCGACACCATTGAACATAGACGTTTACACCCCTTTCTATCGTTACTTCAGGGGTAAATCCAATTTTGGCAAGTTTGCTCATATCGGCTTGCCAGTTTATCGGAGTTCCGGCAGGAGTACTACTATCAAATTCAACCGGAATATCTTCTCCTAGTTTGGCTAATACTAATGCTGCTAATTCTTTGATTGTTGTTTCGACACCATTCGCAAGGTTATAAACCTCGGCTTCAAAATTAGCTTTTTCAGCAAGAACATGAAGTGCCTTTGCTACGTCTCTACCATGAATAAAATCACGGCTTTCGTTGCCAGTGCCTCGTAACTTTAGCGCGGGGTGTGTCAAAGCTTTTTGACACATATCCCAAAGAACTTGTCGCCTTAGTCCTGGGCCATAACCCGAAAAAATGCGTACTATAGCAGTGGGTAAGTTATAAACTTGGAAAAACTCAGCGCAAAGTTGCTCAGACATCAGCTTATGGAAGCCATAGGGGGAAATTGGCTTCAAGTTTTGGTTTTCCTGAATGGGTAAGGTTTCAGGATTTCCATAGACAGCAGCACTAGAAAGATAAATTAAACGACATTTCGGAACATAAAGACGTAATGTATCTAAAAGGTTGAAAGTGACGGCAACACTGTTGCTAAAATCTGCTGATGGATCGCCAATTGAAAGCTCTACTGAGGCTCTTCCAGCGCAGTGGATACAAATTTCCGGTTGCAACTCTTGAACGATTTTTGCTAGATCGGCAGAAGGCAAATTTAATTGTTCATAGCGAAACAAATCTTGTCTAGGCGCATTCTCTGGAGGACGATTTCCTAGCCCAACAACACTCCATCCAGTTTCTGTAAACTGACGAGCAACATATCGCCCGATAAACCCTGTTACACCTGTAATTAGAACAGTTTTCATGGAGATTTTTTTGATTCTTTTCGTATAATTATCTATTGATTTCTCTACTTTTTCAGTCCAAATCTCCAAACAATTTGCTAACAGCGATTGTTGGCATTCTAGTAGCAGGAAAATCTTTTTTTAAGATTGCTAAATATTCATCTTCACCAGGAAGATATTGATCGCCATCTTCAGAATAATCTTTAGCTCTTACCCACTCTTGCGATCGCATATCAAATCTTTTAACGATTCGACATGGATTTCCTACTACCACGCTGAAGGGAGGAATATCAGAATTTACTACTGTGGAAGCTCCAATGATTGAGCCGTATCCTATTTTCACCCCTTTCAAAATAGTTACGTCTACACCTAGCCAGCAATTTGTGCCAATTTCTATTACTGAATCAGTAGTTGTTGAAGCAGTATGATAGGGGATAAAGGGAGAAGTATAATCGTGACCACTTCCTAACAGTTTACAGTCATTGCCAATTAAGCTATAGTCACCGACTTTTATCAAAGCTCCAGCGCTATAAAAGTTTCTCCGACCTACAAAACAGTTATCACCAATAATGACAGAGATTTTGTCTTTTTCTCGTTTGTTAATTACAATTACTGTTTCTGCACCAATGACTGAATTTTTACCAACTTTTACGTTACCCCATCCTAGTACGTGAACCGATGGATCGATATAAGAGTTTTTACCTACATTCTGCCTTCTAGTAAAATAGGCTCTTAAATTACCTCCTAACCATTTAATTCTGTCTATTTGAGCATCTGTTAATTTAGATACTATAAATCGCTTCATTAATTTTTACCCGCGATCGCTCATTAATTCTTTGTGATTTAATATCTTCTGCTCACCTTCAGGAACCTTGCCAATAATTCGAGCTGGATTTCCCGCAACAATCGTCCAAGCAGGAACATCTTTAGTAACGACTGACCCTGCACCGATAATCGAGCATTTCCCAATTGTTACTCCTCTCAAAATAATAGAGTTACAAGCAATCCAAACATCCTCTTCAATAATGACGGGTTTTCCATTTAAGTTTAAATCTTTAGGAAAACCTTTGTGGATAATGTGAACAAATTGCTGATGACGCGCTACTGGATCGATTGGATGAGTTTGATTATCGAATATATTAACATTATGAGCAATAATTGTTCTATCTTTGATTTCAATTAAAGTGTCTGACCAAATCCTAGAACCTTGGGCTAAATAACAGAAATTTCCTACTTTTATTTTTCCTCCTGGGAAAGTCATTAATTGACCTTCGATATGAGTATTATCGCCCAAAACAATACTATCCCTATCATAATTATGACTTACCAGAGAACTATGATTTAAAACACTTGAGTGATTACCAATTACACATTTTTTATTGACTAAAGCAGCATTAATCTTAGATTTTATTTTTAAGAAGGGGTTCATCTAGCAATTACTCCTTAAGCAAAACTTTTTTGGAATTTATTTTTAACTTTAGTTAAAAGGCTTCTATTATCGAAAAACTTTTCTTGAAACAAGGTGTCTGCTTCTACATCTCGAATCATAAAGGGAGGATGCTTTAAAGGAAAAGCAATTTCTTGCGTTTTCATTTTACCTAATGGATTTTCTGTAGAAAAAGTGTGAGTTGCATTAGCTCCAAAACCAATATTCGTAATTAAATTAACTTCAGGCACTATTTTTAATCCATGTTGAAGCCAACAAGCTAACAGCCATTGATAATCCCAACAGGATCTATTTTGCTCTTGGTAAGCATTTTGAAATATTTTTTGCCAAAATACATAATATTTCGGTACTCTTAAGTAATTTTCCAGGAACCGACTCTCTAAAATTTCAGGCCATTGCTTAATGTCATAATCAAAATATTTCCAGGCTCTACGCCAGGATGCCCAACCCCAATTTCCACCAAAACAAGAAAAGTAATAACTTTGCTCAGGTGATTTCCGTTCGCCTAAAAGATTGGTTCCCGCAATACTCATTACTCTTTCATCATCGCGATATCTTTCTAATAACTCCTCGCAAAACTGAAAAAAAGTTGGATGAGGTAAACAATCATCCTCGAAAAGGATGGCTTCTTCTACTTGTTCAAATACCCAATCAATACCCGTGGCTGGACGTAAACCACAGCCTAAGTTGATCTCAGAATAATTTTTTAGAACTTCGCACTCCCAATCTACAGTGTCAATAATTGCACGAGCAGCAGCACACTTTTCCGCTTCACCTGGCTTATCAGGACGAGGGCCATCAGCGACTACTAAAAGCTTCGGTGGTTTTGCCTGACGAATTGCCTCAAAAACCTTGGCTGTAGTCTCAGGCCGTTTAAAGATTAGCAGAGCAACGGGAGTTTTCATGTCATTTATCAGCGGTCATATTCTGTTTATATTCGGAGTAATATAGGAGCATACTGGAAGCGATCGCTCCTATTTCATCTAAAGGAGTTTGAAGCGAAACATAGCGATATCGAAAAGCAGCCAATCGAGGATCTGTCTCTTGATAGAGGATATCTTGCGCCAAGTTTCCCCAGCGATCCTCTGGCATCAGATCGAGAGTCATGCCAGCATGACCAGAAGGTAGCAGCATATTGGAGCCATGTATACCAATGACCAAGCGGCTTTGGGAATAAACTTGACACATCTGATTCTCAGTGTCTGAATTAAACTTGTTTACCCGCAAATCTTCGATCCAGCCGGGAAACTGAGTTTTCCTTCCCAAACCAGCGATCACAAACTTTGCTAAAGGAACTCTAGAGCGAATCTTTAAAAATAGTTTTTGCACCCGTTCATTCTGAAGCTTGAGGGCAATATCAACCCTCTTGAATTTCCTCAAGGTTTTGAAGAGAAGCGGATTACACCAGATCCGATCGTCGCGCCAAATAAAGGTTATTTGATTTGGCTCTTTATTAAAGTTATGGCTGGGAACCCGCGTAAATTTACTAATATCAAACTGATTCGGATGAGAATACGCCTTACTTACGCGAATTTCATCAAAACGCTTAGATTCCTCAGAAATAAATTGGTCAAACTTCGGATAGTAGCATTGCCCCTGCCGTAAAGGAATATTCACCGTCCAAATTTCTGCGACGCCCTCTGGAACCATCCATCTCAAGAACTTGGGTACGATGACAATTAAGCCCCAGTCTGAGTAATTATCCAAATGTCTTTGGACATTAAGCAGCTTTAACAAACTATGCCCATACAGATAATCAATACAATTTAAGATGATGACACGTTGATGCTGCTTAAAAACCTCCTTAGATATTGCAATCTCTTCAGATTGGGGATTTTGCAGAGAGTAAAGAAGTTTCTCACCTAACCAATATCTACAAGATTCATTTCCAAAAACCTCGCCTTTCGCTAAATCAATTTGATAAGGAAAGGCGACAGCATGACCAACTTCTAAATCCTCAATAATTTCTGTATTACAGGAGTCGCACTTGGATTTTACGCAAATATGCATTCCCTGCCAAAGAATACCCTGAGGCTTAAGCAGTGTCCCGCTGTGGGGACAGGTGGATTGGTGCTGAATGCTTGGCTTTATTTCAATCATCGCACAATTCCTTTAATTCTTGTAGCAGCCTTATATAAATTACAAGAACGTAAAATAAACTTACCAATTGGCTTTAGATCAGGAATTATAAAATTGAGAAGTACAGTCACGATGAAATAAGTAATCAACGTTGCTATTGTGGCTCCAAGCGCTCCATATTTAGGAATTAAATATAAATTTAAAATTATATTCACGACTGCCCCGACAAATGTTAAAAGCAATTCATTTTTGGCTTTTCCTTCAATCATAATGAACGCATTTCTAGCAAGACCAAAACCGCTACCAAACTGTGACCAAACATAGATTGATAGTATTATTGCTGAAGCTGCATACTTATCTCCGTACAAGAAATGAACGATGTAAGTGGAAAGCAGTGAAACTGGAATTGCTATTATCAACCACAAAATTAAGGTTAAATCAAAGTAAGCCTGAAATTTTTTTAAATATTCAATTTCCCCTTGAGCCTTCGCCTCAGCGAGTTTTGGAAAAAAAGATATTTGCATGATAGAGGGAATAAAATCAAATATCTGCGATATCTTAACAGCAGCGGCATAAATGCCTAATTCATATTGGGGATCGAATTTAAGGTCTTGAGCAGAGAAGGAACCCAGCATGACCTGATCGATGGTGGAGTAAATATAAATGGCGATTCCTGACACAATCAGGGGCCAGCTTTCTTTGATTAAGTTTTTCGCCTGAGGCAGACTGCTACGCCATGCTTTTATATCCTGGCCACTCGTCTGATAAATTATTACCAATCCCACAGCAGCTAAGGCAAGCTCTCCACATCTTGCCCAGGCGAATGCAATTAGAGGAGCTTTAATTTGAATTAAGACAATTCTGACAGCACAGACAAGCAAATAAGCGCAATTTTTAACAACAACTGTATATTTGGATTGAACTTGTGAACGGAACCAAAGATCGATCGTCTCGAAAGCCTGAAAAATGGTTCCAGCAGCAATAATTCCTACCAACCAAGAGGTTAAAGTGTCTTGGGGTTGTAGGAAGGAAATTGCGCCAACCGCTAATGAAGTTGTTACAACACCGCCAATAAGTTTTAGGGCAAGAGAAGTCCCAAGTGTTTCATTCTTGGTAATTGGATCGCGCACAATGTCGCGTACTACGATGCTATCTAGCCCCAGATTGGCAATCGGCCCTAACAGCGCTACAAATGCGATCGCGTAATTAAATAAACCAAACTGTTCCGGCCCTAGATAGCGAGCCACCCATATCCCTACAATTAGGCTTAAGCCCATTTGGAGGATTTTGTCAGCGAACAGCCACGCGATGTTGCTGAACACCTTGCGTAGACCTGGGCTAAGCTTTTGATTGACCAGACTCAGCTTGTCTAACATTAGAATTGGGCAATTTATGAAGGAATAAAGATAGGGTTTGAGAACTGAGTCGTCCTACAAAACCCTATTTGTTGTTGAGGTGAACAGAACGGAATCGATTATTTACCTTTAGCACCTTGCAAGACTTTTCTCACAAATTTTGCGGTTCGCATTAGTTTCGGTTGCTCCCACAAATACTGCAATAAATCTGTTTTCAGTTTTGCTGCTGCTGAATAATTTTTGTACATTGCAGGAATCAAACGATACTTCATTCCTTTGTACGTGGCATAATCTACAGCAGTCGGAGATTCTGCATTGCGGCTACCGAATTCATATATGGCTGGTAAATAATGAGCCGTGAGAGATTTGCGAGAATATTGGGGATTGAGTGTTTCCAAGGAACCGTGAATCGTTCTAGAGTTCCAGAATAAGACATCCCCTTTTTTCAAGGCAGGAGCTTGAATATTACTCTTATGAACATTGATATACTCCTTCAACTTTTCCAAGTAAAACCGATTAGATAGTTTTTCATCATCTGTTAACTCAAAGTCAACGAGATGGGATGTTGGTAAAACATAAAATCGACCAGCTTCTTCGTGAATGTCTTCTAGCGCAAACCATCCAGCCAGAAGATGACCATTAGGCATGGAATCTAAATAGTACCAATCCTGATGTGCTGGGGTAGCCGTGTTCATATCAAAGAACATCGTTTGCATGAGGTTATGCTCCTCACTACCCGTCAGTTCAGTCAGCGCTTCCCTAACCTGCTGTAAACAGAAAATTTCTTTAGCTGCCTCAGTAAATGCTGGATAATCTGGATAATCGTGAACATCCCGGAAAGATTCTTCAGAGTATCCGTTAAGAGTGATTCTATTGGTTTCCCATTTATTAGTTGATTGCCTAAAGAAAGGAGATTTGGATGGAAGAATATTAGAGCTATACTCTTTTAAAAGATTATTAATTAGATTTTTAGGGATAAGATTTCTAAATACGTAGTATCCATTGGTTTCGTAATAATCTTTAGGTCTGTCCATAAACTAAATCCTTTAGAAACCGAGTGTTTTGCTTCACTTTTAAATGTATATTATTAGATATTGAGAAAATTTTCCTACGTAAATATCCGGAAATTAGATGCAAGGGAAAATTCCCTACGTAAATATCCGGAAAAAGTGTTGAATCTTGCTGCAACACGGCTTAATATATTTTGTAAAATTCATCCTTATGGAAGCGATCGCTTCCCAATCCTCTGCCTCTTTGAGCGATCGCCTGATTGAGCAGACACCCCTCAAGACCGGCAAACCACTTTTTAAACGCTGGAATCTTGAGAACTTTTTTCTGTAGCATCCAGGCACAATCGAACTGTTGCTATAACATAAAATAGCCAAGCATAGGTAATTGACATTAATCCAGTTTCAGTAATGTTTGTCATGACTGCCCAGGTAATCAGTAGCAGAGGCATAACTAATTCAGGTTCTTGAGTACGCTTCATGTA harbors:
- a CDS encoding acyltransferase, producing the protein MNPFLKIKSKINAALVNKKCVIGNHSSVLNHSSLVSHNYDRDSIVLGDNTHIEGQLMTFPGGKIKVGNFCYLAQGSRIWSDTLIEIKDRTIIAHNVNIFDNQTHPIDPVARHQQFVHIIHKGFPKDLNLNGKPVIIEEDVWIACNSIILRGVTIGKCSIIGAGSVVTKDVPAWTIVAGNPARIIGKVPEGEQKILNHKELMSDRG
- a CDS encoding flippase, which gives rise to MLDKLSLVNQKLSPGLRKVFSNIAWLFADKILQMGLSLIVGIWVARYLGPEQFGLFNYAIAFVALLGPIANLGLDSIVVRDIVRDPITKNETLGTSLALKLIGGVVTTSLAVGAISFLQPQDTLTSWLVGIIAAGTIFQAFETIDLWFRSQVQSKYTVVVKNCAYLLVCAVRIVLIQIKAPLIAFAWARCGELALAAVGLVIIYQTSGQDIKAWRSSLPQAKNLIKESWPLIVSGIAIYIYSTIDQVMLGSFSAQDLKFDPQYELGIYAAAVKISQIFDFIPSIMQISFFPKLAEAKAQGEIEYLKKFQAYFDLTLILWLIIAIPVSLLSTYIVHFLYGDKYAASAIILSIYVWSQFGSGFGLARNAFIMIEGKAKNELLLTFVGAVVNIILNLYLIPKYGALGATIATLITYFIVTVLLNFIIPDLKPIGKFILRSCNLYKAATRIKGIVR
- a CDS encoding glycosyltransferase family 2 protein, which gives rise to MKTPVALLIFKRPETTAKVFEAIRQAKPPKLLVVADGPRPDKPGEAEKCAAARAIIDTVDWECEVLKNYSEINLGCGLRPATGIDWVFEQVEEAILFEDDCLPHPTFFQFCEELLERYRDDERVMSIAGTNLLGERKSPEQSYYFSCFGGNWGWASWRRAWKYFDYDIKQWPEILESRFLENYLRVPKYYVFWQKIFQNAYQEQNRSCWDYQWLLACWLQHGLKIVPEVNLITNIGFGANATHTFSTENPLGKMKTQEIAFPLKHPPFMIRDVEADTLFQEKFFDNRSLLTKVKNKFQKSFA
- a CDS encoding NAD-dependent epimerase/dehydratase family protein; translation: MKTVLITGVTGFIGRYVARQFTETGWSVVGLGNRPPENAPRQDLFRYEQLNLPSADLAKIVQELQPEICIHCAGRASVELSIGDPSADFSNSVAVTFNLLDTLRLYVPKCRLIYLSSAAVYGNPETLPIQENQNLKPISPYGFHKLMSEQLCAEFFQVYNLPTAIVRIFSGYGPGLRRQVLWDMCQKALTHPALKLRGTGNESRDFIHGRDVAKALHVLAEKANFEAEVYNLANGVETTIKELAALVLAKLGEDIPVEFDSSTPAGTPINWQADMSKLAKIGFTPEVTIERGVNVYVQWCRAEILGW
- a CDS encoding glycosyltransferase; this encodes MVKNLHICLNMVGGSGWLGGVLYIQNLARAIATLPETEKANINLTIAVHDKDISLIEPARCYVNQIYATSKWQRAYLKMCNFLAERISFIPLELLNPQKINFLYPAIAGTRSPYQWGGWIPDFQHYHLPHLFSPEEIAQRNRDQQQIAHAAPIIVLSSNMAQEDFKYLYPEAASRSVVMNFVSCPAPEWFELDPKLTQAKYKLPDKFFLVSNQFWKHKDHAVVIESLGLLKQQGLTPTVVCTGSATDYRNPDYYNYLLTRIEELGISEQVRLLGLIPRVDQIQLMRRSLAVIQPSLFEGWSTVVEDARSLGKPMFLSDFPVHLEQNPPDSYFFERSNAEQLAALIDKSFTRLRPGPDVEKESLAKQDNVEKIKGYGRHFLEIARSVV
- a CDS encoding phytanoyl-CoA dioxygenase family protein, translating into MDRPKDYYETNGYYVFRNLIPKNLINNLLKEYSSNILPSKSPFFRQSTNKWETNRITLNGYSEESFRDVHDYPDYPAFTEAAKEIFCLQQVREALTELTGSEEHNLMQTMFFDMNTATPAHQDWYYLDSMPNGHLLAGWFALEDIHEEAGRFYVLPTSHLVDFELTDDEKLSNRFYLEKLKEYINVHKSNIQAPALKKGDVLFWNSRTIHGSLETLNPQYSRKSLTAHYLPAIYEFGSRNAESPTAVDYATYKGMKYRLIPAMYKNYSAAAKLKTDLLQYLWEQPKLMRTAKFVRKVLQGAKGK
- a CDS encoding acyltransferase → MKRFIVSKLTDAQIDRIKWLGGNLRAYFTRRQNVGKNSYIDPSVHVLGWGNVKVGKNSVIGAETVIVINKREKDKISVIIGDNCFVGRRNFYSAGALIKVGDYSLIGNDCKLLGSGHDYTSPFIPYHTASTTTDSVIEIGTNCWLGVDVTILKGVKIGYGSIIGASTVVNSDIPPFSVVVGNPCRIVKRFDMRSQEWVRAKDYSEDGDQYLPGEDEYLAILKKDFPATRMPTIAVSKLFGDLD